From a single Alistipes sp. ZOR0009 genomic region:
- a CDS encoding SusD/RagB family nutrient-binding outer membrane lipoprotein yields MRCKTIIVGVALLGALFSGCKEDFSDINIDPATVTKGNVPALFTKGLQEFEPSGYLFWFYNARYTQQWCQAFTPTGGFADNFNKQGEVGDQGYQTIKVLKYFREVSSVISKMDPQEAKKYESVKSMFYPLLVYLGMFDTDMYGDMPYTEACMAKYSNPVILAPKYDTMESLYDLWLSELNLALQGFKATNQVSLGSQDFVYKGDVAKWAKFANSLKLKLAVRYLSVNKQKALEIAAEAVNNSAGLLSSLDDDFVYNRATGIVGDDNGDNAYHFGNSVSSGAGSKPVVDLLIKNKDPRVRFFYNKNDFNSKVVQGFFDAGTPLPFYIEQNVEYTTDGNGKKTFKSWKGLGEPWVRYYGLPTGYNAANDPAYFDYFDFTRWKISLNGSEKTYTPYASFQEEMVRGRVEYTYPDIPGSSVVQDKNPTPWYGLFLSAAEVNLYLAELKLYGATLPQSAEYYYNKGVELSVRAYDKLANLNKVPYYFTTYDPKEEVIALKSGEVEAMMLNADYKLTGSTLEQLEKVYIQEYLHFMYQPDDQFAAVRRSGVPKVGSTILAWTNIAPQGNNYVPRRFDISSPSPTDLMFKNIKDAAARQGFTFGIIEKPNLLNSERVWSDKSAPNFGEGPKIQ; encoded by the coding sequence ATGAGATGTAAAACAATAATAGTAGGAGTTGCCCTGTTGGGTGCTCTCTTCTCTGGATGTAAAGAGGACTTCTCTGATATAAATATTGATCCAGCAACAGTAACGAAAGGGAATGTTCCCGCTTTATTCACCAAAGGTTTACAAGAGTTTGAACCATCAGGGTACCTATTTTGGTTTTATAATGCAAGGTATACTCAACAGTGGTGTCAAGCATTTACACCGACAGGTGGGTTTGCTGATAACTTCAATAAGCAGGGAGAGGTTGGCGACCAAGGTTATCAAACTATAAAAGTATTGAAGTATTTTCGAGAGGTTTCATCTGTTATTTCAAAGATGGATCCTCAAGAGGCAAAGAAGTATGAAAGTGTGAAGAGCATGTTCTATCCTTTGCTAGTTTACCTCGGGATGTTTGATACAGATATGTATGGAGATATGCCTTACACGGAGGCATGTATGGCTAAGTACTCTAACCCTGTAATACTAGCACCCAAGTATGATACCATGGAGTCGTTATATGATCTATGGTTGTCGGAGTTGAATCTTGCACTTCAAGGTTTTAAAGCAACTAACCAGGTATCGTTAGGCAGTCAAGATTTTGTTTACAAAGGAGATGTTGCCAAATGGGCTAAGTTTGCTAACTCTTTGAAATTGAAGTTGGCCGTACGCTATTTGAGCGTGAATAAGCAGAAGGCTCTTGAAATAGCAGCGGAAGCGGTAAATAATAGCGCTGGATTGCTTAGTAGTCTAGATGATGATTTTGTGTACAATAGAGCTACAGGTATTGTGGGTGACGACAATGGCGATAATGCGTACCATTTTGGTAATAGCGTTTCATCTGGAGCCGGATCAAAACCAGTTGTAGACCTTCTCATAAAGAATAAAGATCCACGAGTAAGGTTTTTCTACAATAAGAACGATTTTAACTCGAAGGTTGTGCAAGGCTTTTTTGATGCTGGGACCCCTCTGCCATTTTATATTGAACAAAATGTAGAGTATACAACTGACGGGAATGGAAAGAAGACGTTCAAGAGTTGGAAAGGATTAGGCGAGCCTTGGGTTCGTTATTACGGTTTACCAACTGGGTATAACGCAGCGAATGATCCAGCGTATTTTGACTATTTTGACTTTACTAGATGGAAGATTTCGTTGAATGGATCGGAGAAAACCTATACGCCTTACGCTTCATTCCAAGAAGAAATGGTTAGAGGACGTGTAGAGTATACCTATCCAGATATCCCTGGATCATCTGTTGTTCAAGATAAGAATCCAACTCCTTGGTATGGGTTATTCCTATCGGCTGCTGAGGTGAACCTGTATTTGGCAGAGCTAAAGCTGTATGGAGCAACCCTTCCTCAGTCGGCGGAATACTACTATAACAAGGGTGTTGAGCTGTCGGTTAGGGCGTACGATAAGCTTGCCAACTTAAATAAGGTGCCTTACTACTTTACCACTTATGATCCAAAAGAGGAAGTTATTGCGCTGAAGAGTGGTGAGGTTGAGGCTATGATGCTAAATGCGGATTATAAGCTAACCGGGAGCACGCTTGAGCAGCTTGAAAAGGTATACATTCAAGAATACCTACATTTCATGTATCAGCCAGATGACCAGTTTGCAGCGGTACGCCGCTCTGGGGTTCCAAAGGTAGGCAGTACGATTCTGGCTTGGACCAATATTGCTCCACAGGGCAACAACTATGTTCCAAGACGATTTGATATTTCGAGTCCTAGTCCAACGGATTTAATGTTCAAGAATATTAAAGACGCAGCCGCACGACAAGGCTTTACGTTTGGAATTATAGAGAAGCCAAACCTGCTTAACTCGGAAAGAGTTTGGAGTGATAAATCTGCACCTAACTTTGGTGAAGGACCTAAGATTCAGTAG
- a CDS encoding SusC/RagA family TonB-linked outer membrane protein, which produces MNKLMRKVFLLTGLCIALLSSAVAQKSITGTVKDAENGTSLPGVNVSVKEKTGVGAITDIDGKFSLKLPEGAKTLVFSFIGYESQQVVLAGKNVFDIQLKPDAKKLDEVVVTALGIKRQTKALGYAVTELKGDDLKTNSINPVSSLQGKVAGVEIANSDGGMFGSTKIQIRGASTLKGNNQPIYVVDGIILDNNVSNSGDADWDGNSNDFGNELKNLNPDDFESVSVLKGAAATALYGSRGLNGAVVITTKNGKARKGLGITLTQTFGIDHVFAAPDMQNEYGNGNYFGNVGYGQKNPATGGYYKYDNANQFYLNSNSIPSLRAATAYGSSNRHFGPSFSKYSSTMIEDYNGTMIRYAPVKNNYTDAYSLGYNTNTNLAITGGNERTVFYTSLSYKKATGTLPRNSFERFALLTKASQKISDKVKVEASISFANSVPKNPQPNIGDYFSQGIFGRMYDTKQYMKDYKGLHGGLPSTSYNDPNGYNPGTDLWFSIYENSNEQKETNVRPTLSLDAELLNWLKFKVEGNYNYYYIRGEGKYLGTGYANDGGAYSIRQYTKEQANLYATFMMNKTFGDWTVGGFLRGEFFDTKSQILSASTIEGLITPGQYFLKNGKKGIATSGGPGETKRMMSVAFQASASWRNQIYVDVTGRNDWSSALVYADQTGNFSYFYPSVNGSWIITESLKLPEWVSFAKVRASWAQVGNDTEPYKINQGYTNNTWLKDDYFYGLTISSLGLQPNIKPERKNAWEVGLDWRFFSNRLNLDATYYKENTKNQIMEVSVPFVSGVDKMLINAGNIQNSGVEISLNTIPIKTKDWEWSLDFTYTKNKNKVISLHEYVADFISLDGYTNYGNYRVGSVAKAGGSYGLLMSDIAPKKDANGRTVFEWRDDFRVAYPARSGVVQEVGKLTPDFLGSVSTGLKWKDLSMRIALDARFGGYIASFGSRYSTAYGVSESSLKWRDPSHGGMTFTSIWDGKVYTDGMIPNGVFAEGQVIKMPDGSSKNVGGMTYEEAYKKGFVDPVHASAYHYWSNSWSTGTLNDNWYKKLSYIALREISVGYNMPESIFSKIGAKNMSIAFSARNLGYLYNTMPNNENPESVRGTKSTQFRVRNFSPYTANYMFTLNVGF; this is translated from the coding sequence ATGAACAAGCTTATGCGAAAGGTTTTTTTATTAACAGGGTTGTGCATCGCCTTACTTAGTAGCGCGGTTGCACAGAAGTCCATTACAGGTACAGTTAAGGATGCCGAGAATGGAACATCACTTCCAGGCGTAAATGTCTCGGTGAAAGAAAAAACTGGTGTAGGAGCCATTACAGACATTGATGGCAAGTTCAGCCTAAAACTTCCAGAAGGAGCGAAGACTTTAGTATTCTCATTTATTGGATATGAGTCGCAGCAGGTTGTTTTAGCGGGTAAAAATGTTTTTGACATACAGCTCAAGCCCGATGCAAAGAAACTGGATGAAGTTGTTGTAACGGCTCTAGGTATCAAAAGGCAGACGAAAGCCTTAGGTTATGCTGTTACGGAGCTGAAGGGCGATGACCTAAAGACGAACAGCATCAATCCTGTTTCATCACTTCAAGGTAAGGTTGCGGGTGTTGAGATTGCGAATTCTGATGGAGGTATGTTTGGTTCGACTAAAATACAGATTCGTGGAGCATCTACCTTAAAAGGGAACAACCAGCCTATTTATGTTGTGGATGGGATTATTTTGGATAACAATGTTTCGAACTCGGGCGATGCCGACTGGGATGGAAATTCGAATGATTTTGGGAATGAACTGAAGAATCTTAATCCAGATGATTTCGAGTCGGTTTCCGTGCTAAAAGGGGCTGCGGCGACTGCACTTTATGGGTCGAGAGGACTGAATGGTGCTGTTGTTATTACCACTAAAAATGGGAAAGCAAGGAAAGGGCTTGGTATAACATTAACGCAGACCTTTGGAATTGATCATGTGTTTGCGGCACCTGATATGCAAAATGAGTATGGTAATGGAAACTACTTCGGTAATGTTGGTTACGGGCAGAAAAATCCAGCAACAGGAGGTTACTATAAGTATGATAATGCGAACCAATTTTATTTGAATTCGAATAGCATTCCATCATTAAGAGCAGCTACAGCTTATGGTTCTTCAAATAGGCATTTTGGTCCAAGCTTTTCGAAATATAGTTCTACTATGATTGAAGATTATAATGGGACTATGATAAGGTATGCCCCTGTGAAGAATAACTATACAGATGCTTATAGTTTAGGATATAATACCAATACCAATCTAGCGATTACGGGAGGAAATGAGAGAACCGTGTTCTATACTTCGCTTTCGTATAAAAAAGCAACGGGAACACTTCCTCGAAATTCCTTTGAGCGGTTTGCATTGCTAACCAAAGCGTCACAAAAGATTAGCGACAAGGTAAAGGTTGAAGCATCAATATCATTTGCCAATTCTGTCCCTAAAAATCCGCAACCCAATATAGGGGACTATTTTTCGCAAGGCATTTTTGGACGAATGTATGATACCAAGCAATACATGAAAGATTACAAAGGGCTTCATGGTGGGCTTCCTAGTACTTCTTATAATGACCCTAATGGTTACAATCCAGGGACTGATCTTTGGTTTTCTATTTACGAGAATTCTAACGAACAAAAAGAGACGAATGTTAGGCCAACTTTATCGTTAGATGCAGAACTTTTGAACTGGTTGAAATTTAAAGTAGAAGGTAACTATAACTACTATTATATCAGGGGAGAAGGGAAGTATCTTGGAACAGGGTATGCAAACGATGGAGGTGCTTACTCTATACGCCAATATACAAAGGAACAGGCGAACCTTTATGCTACGTTTATGATGAATAAAACTTTTGGAGATTGGACTGTAGGCGGATTTTTGCGTGGTGAATTCTTTGATACCAAATCGCAGATATTAAGTGCTAGTACCATAGAAGGTCTAATAACACCAGGACAATATTTCTTGAAAAATGGCAAAAAGGGTATTGCAACTTCAGGTGGACCAGGAGAAACAAAGCGCATGATGTCGGTTGCTTTTCAGGCAAGCGCAAGTTGGCGTAATCAGATTTATGTAGACGTAACTGGACGTAATGACTGGTCGTCTGCTCTTGTGTATGCAGATCAAACCGGAAATTTCTCCTACTTCTATCCATCGGTAAATGGATCGTGGATTATAACTGAAAGCTTAAAATTGCCTGAATGGGTTTCTTTTGCCAAGGTTCGTGCATCATGGGCGCAGGTAGGGAACGATACCGAGCCATACAAGATTAACCAAGGTTATACCAATAATACTTGGCTTAAGGACGATTATTTTTATGGGTTGACTATTTCTAGCCTTGGTCTTCAACCGAATATAAAACCAGAGCGCAAGAATGCTTGGGAGGTGGGATTAGACTGGAGGTTCTTCTCTAACAGGCTAAATCTCGACGCAACCTACTATAAGGAGAATACTAAGAATCAGATTATGGAGGTTTCTGTTCCTTTTGTTTCTGGAGTTGATAAGATGCTGATTAATGCAGGGAATATTCAGAACTCGGGGGTAGAAATATCGCTCAATACTATACCCATAAAGACGAAGGATTGGGAGTGGAGCTTAGATTTTACCTATACTAAAAACAAGAATAAGGTTATTTCGCTTCATGAGTATGTTGCCGACTTTATTTCTCTGGATGGTTACACCAACTATGGTAACTACAGGGTTGGGTCAGTTGCAAAAGCGGGCGGTTCTTACGGGTTACTGATGTCGGATATTGCTCCTAAAAAAGACGCTAATGGGCGGACTGTATTTGAGTGGAGGGATGACTTTAGGGTTGCTTATCCAGCTCGAAGTGGTGTTGTCCAGGAAGTTGGAAAGCTTACGCCTGATTTTCTTGGTTCTGTGTCTACAGGCTTGAAGTGGAAAGATTTGAGTATGAGAATTGCGCTTGATGCCCGATTTGGAGGGTATATCGCTTCATTTGGTTCAAGATATTCCACCGCTTATGGAGTCTCAGAGTCGTCTCTTAAATGGAGAGATCCTTCTCATGGAGGTATGACCTTTACCAGTATTTGGGATGGAAAGGTTTATACAGACGGGATGATTCCAAATGGCGTATTTGCAGAAGGACAGGTAATAAAAATGCCTGATGGTTCGAGTAAGAACGTGGGAGGTATGACTTACGAAGAAGCATACAAGAAAGGTTTTGTAGATCCAGTACATGCTTCTGCCTATCACTATTGGAGTAATTCATGGAGTACAGGCACATTGAATGACAATTGGTATAAAAAGTTGAGCTACATAGCTCTGAGAGAGATTTCAGTCGGATATAATATGCCTGAGAGTATTTTTTCTAAAATTGGAGCAAAGAACATGAGTATAGCCTTTAGTGCTCGCAATCTTGGTTATTTGTATAATACAATGCCAAATAACGAAAATCCGGAATCAGTACGTGGTACGAAGTCTACTCAGTTCCGTGTGCGTAATTTTAGTCCATACACGGCGAATTACATGTTTACGCTTAACGTAGGATTCTAA
- a CDS encoding DUF6132 family protein produces the protein MIKITNKYARWATGAALGVIAGLLYWRFIGCNSGTCPITSNPYNTMAWFAVIGVLLVPSRKENKEEQSNKNN, from the coding sequence ATGATAAAAATCACCAACAAGTATGCTAGATGGGCAACCGGAGCCGCCTTAGGAGTTATAGCAGGCCTTCTATACTGGCGATTTATTGGCTGTAATTCTGGAACATGCCCCATAACATCCAACCCATACAACACTATGGCATGGTTTGCTGTTATAGGCGTACTGCTGGTTCCTTCTCGGAAGGAGAATAAAGAAGAACAATCAAATAAAAACAATTAA
- a CDS encoding Crp/Fnr family transcriptional regulator: MIQPNPNLYSTLSSELRGMVELHATSKSYQAGKHILKKGGLVSSAVIITSGIVKVFRVDENDNAHFLYFLTEGELCVLSTLCCMRIRQADMRAIAFTDCEVMYIPSPNPENWMQQYPEWSLYVMQSFNRRMSELLDTFDSVVFSHLDERLIFYLRQHYKVTGEMLSLSHQQIADEVNSSREVISRLLKKLEDAGYVQVNRLYVKILPAINSSILGV, encoded by the coding sequence ATGATCCAACCAAATCCGAACCTGTACTCAACATTAAGTAGCGAGCTCCGAGGCATGGTAGAACTGCACGCCACCTCCAAAAGCTACCAAGCCGGAAAGCACATTCTAAAAAAAGGAGGTCTCGTCAGTTCTGCGGTAATTATTACCTCTGGCATTGTCAAAGTTTTTCGGGTCGACGAGAACGACAACGCCCACTTCCTCTATTTTTTAACAGAGGGGGAGCTATGTGTACTCTCAACGCTATGCTGCATGCGCATCCGCCAAGCAGATATGCGAGCCATTGCCTTTACAGACTGCGAGGTGATGTACATTCCCTCCCCCAACCCTGAGAATTGGATGCAGCAATACCCTGAATGGAGCCTCTACGTCATGCAAAGCTTCAATAGACGTATGAGCGAACTTCTCGACACCTTCGACAGCGTTGTCTTTAGCCATCTCGACGAAAGGCTGATCTTTTACCTTCGCCAGCACTACAAGGTCACTGGCGAAATGCTCAGCCTCTCCCATCAGCAAATTGCCGACGAGGTAAACTCCTCCCGCGAGGTCATATCCCGCTTGCTAAAAAAGCTCGAGGATGCTGGCTACGTACAGGTCAACCGACTATACGTTAAAATACTACCAGCCATCAACAGCAGCATCCTTGGCGTGTGA
- a CDS encoding VF530 family DNA-binding protein: protein MEQKNNPLHGLTLEAIVTALVDKFGWEELSLRININCFKNEPSIKSSLKFLRRTPWARAKVEELYIRTIGR, encoded by the coding sequence ATGGAACAAAAGAATAATCCGTTGCACGGGCTGACCTTAGAGGCTATTGTTACCGCATTGGTGGATAAATTTGGCTGGGAGGAGCTCTCGTTGCGGATTAACATAAACTGCTTTAAGAATGAGCCGAGCATAAAATCGAGCCTGAAGTTTTTGCGCCGCACACCTTGGGCAAGAGCTAAGGTTGAGGAGCTGTATATCCGTACTATAGGGCGGTAG
- a CDS encoding sensor histidine kinase, with product MLKLTADEATPNYADYLYAGILIIPIILLAYLNGLVLLPILFSKKRFASYFASIIFATLIFSTLVYTLFEIFLGLIYPSFIFVSIFGFFDLIFLGTTTITISSLLYFTISWFNSEQQRKQMAILLQQKSDAELKLLKSQLNPHFLFNTLNSIYALVLRKSDSAADALIQLSDIIRYMVYETGSSRILLSRELEVLHAYVELQRMRLNSDTKVLYQQNGNPDSKQIAPMLLFPFVENAFKHGTKSAIKNAFVHISIDLTEDCVKLYIQNCKRNIPNDGTEVSGVGLNNVKQLLELTYPNNYKLKIVDKQNTFSINLTINLLV from the coding sequence ATGCTTAAGTTAACAGCTGATGAAGCCACTCCAAACTACGCTGACTATCTTTATGCTGGCATACTCATAATCCCCATAATTCTTCTAGCATATCTCAACGGGCTAGTGCTACTTCCAATATTGTTCAGCAAAAAGCGATTTGCCAGCTACTTTGCTAGCATCATATTTGCTACACTCATTTTCTCAACCCTTGTTTATACCCTATTTGAAATATTTCTAGGACTTATATACCCATCTTTTATATTCGTATCAATCTTCGGTTTTTTCGATTTGATTTTTTTAGGGACCACCACAATTACCATTTCCTCCTTGCTTTACTTCACTATATCATGGTTTAATTCCGAACAGCAACGCAAGCAGATGGCCATCCTTCTTCAACAAAAAAGTGATGCAGAACTTAAATTGCTAAAGTCACAACTCAACCCTCACTTTCTATTCAATACGCTCAACAGCATCTATGCACTAGTACTCCGCAAGTCAGACTCTGCTGCAGATGCCCTCATACAGCTATCGGATATCATCCGTTACATGGTATACGAAACAGGAAGTAGTCGCATACTCCTTAGCCGCGAACTTGAAGTTCTTCATGCGTATGTCGAATTGCAGCGAATGCGCCTAAATTCAGACACCAAAGTTCTTTACCAACAAAACGGGAATCCTGATTCAAAACAGATCGCCCCAATGTTGCTTTTTCCTTTTGTCGAAAATGCCTTCAAGCATGGAACTAAAAGCGCCATAAAAAATGCCTTTGTACATATTTCTATTGATCTAACCGAAGATTGCGTTAAGCTCTATATTCAAAATTGCAAGAGGAATATACCCAATGATGGCACAGAAGTAAGCGGGGTTGGTCTAAACAACGTAAAGCAACTACTTGAATTAACATACCCTAATAATTACAAATTAAAGATTGTTGACAAGCAAAATACATTTAGCATTAACCTTACAATAAATCTATTAGTATGA
- the trxA gene encoding thioredoxin, which produces MKKVLLLLGIAMAISCNSNGEGNKSQEATENVAKKVLPTASVKHITKAEYLQLVYNYEKNPKTFVYEGKIPAIVDFYADWCGPCKRVAPILDKLAAKYAGKINIYKVDVDAEKDLAGAHGIQSIPTMILFPMGGQPQVVQGALPEDQLEAAIQQVLLAPQKTN; this is translated from the coding sequence ATGAAAAAAGTGCTTTTACTTCTCGGTATTGCGATGGCTATCTCCTGCAACAGCAATGGGGAAGGCAATAAATCGCAAGAAGCTACCGAAAACGTTGCTAAGAAAGTTTTACCAACTGCTAGTGTCAAGCATATAACCAAGGCGGAATACCTTCAGCTGGTATACAACTACGAAAAGAACCCAAAAACCTTCGTTTATGAAGGTAAAATTCCCGCCATTGTCGATTTTTATGCCGATTGGTGCGGACCATGCAAGCGCGTAGCTCCCATTCTCGATAAGCTAGCCGCCAAGTATGCTGGCAAAATTAACATCTATAAGGTTGATGTTGATGCAGAAAAAGATTTGGCTGGAGCTCATGGCATCCAAAGCATCCCAACCATGATCCTATTTCCAATGGGCGGACAGCCACAAGTCGTTCAAGGCGCTCTACCCGAAGATCAACTAGAAGCAGCCATCCAACAGGTGCTCTTAGCTCCACAAAAAACAAACTAA
- a CDS encoding carboxypeptidase-like regulatory domain-containing protein has translation MNRKQEGKYIMGLGLSDLVNNNEETIDKIPNFKKYYVKYLENLACIGNNKGKQRVNRSGVKDSKKELRNKLSKSSIDTSNKLAAYAMVTNNKILSKEIHVTESELLNASDSKLLDMALILHAKATEHKQGAETYDITSEYLTNLYSLIEQFRQAIPSTRAQVTESKAVTDQLSQLSKENDVLLENMDTLVEVIKFSHPEFYSKYKDTRKVINLTAGMIALTINITGDDNGEAIKGATATILPASKENVNMADLTSKPLVKRIAKNGTIRIKHLPKGTYIIIIEKPGYETVTQTVTISSGDKVVVEIKLTKSQLAKPAL, from the coding sequence ATGAATCGAAAACAAGAAGGTAAGTACATCATGGGCCTTGGCCTGTCCGATTTAGTCAACAACAACGAAGAAACGATTGATAAGATTCCAAACTTTAAAAAATACTATGTTAAATATTTAGAAAACTTAGCCTGTATAGGAAACAACAAAGGAAAGCAACGTGTAAACAGGAGCGGAGTTAAGGATAGCAAAAAGGAGCTGCGCAATAAGCTCTCAAAAAGCAGCATAGACACTAGCAACAAACTTGCTGCCTATGCTATGGTTACCAACAATAAAATTCTCTCCAAGGAAATTCACGTCACAGAGTCCGAATTGCTAAATGCCTCCGACTCCAAGCTGCTCGACATGGCGCTAATACTCCACGCCAAAGCTACCGAACATAAGCAAGGGGCAGAAACCTACGACATCACCTCCGAATACCTCACCAACCTCTACTCCCTCATCGAACAGTTTCGTCAGGCAATCCCTTCTACAAGAGCTCAGGTAACAGAATCTAAAGCAGTAACCGATCAGCTCAGTCAGCTATCCAAAGAGAATGATGTGCTGCTCGAAAATATGGATACGCTAGTAGAGGTCATCAAGTTTTCCCATCCCGAATTCTACAGTAAGTACAAGGATACCCGTAAGGTTATCAACCTTACCGCAGGTATGATAGCCCTTACCATAAATATAACAGGCGACGACAATGGCGAAGCCATAAAGGGTGCAACAGCAACTATTCTACCTGCTTCAAAAGAGAATGTAAACATGGCTGATCTCACCTCAAAGCCGCTGGTTAAAAGGATAGCTAAGAATGGAACCATCCGTATTAAGCATCTTCCTAAAGGAACATACATCATTATAATAGAAAAACCAGGTTACGAAACCGTAACGCAAACAGTCACCATATCAAGTGGCGATAAGGTTGTTGTAGAGATAAAATTAACCAAGAGTCAGCTCGCTAAACCAGCCCTTTAA